A window of the Echeneis naucrates chromosome 3, fEcheNa1.1, whole genome shotgun sequence genome harbors these coding sequences:
- the anp32a gene encoding acidic leucine-rich nuclear phosphoprotein 32 family member A isoform X5, producing the protein MDMKKRIHLELRNRTPSDVKELVLDNCRSNEGKIEGLTDEFEELEFLSTINVGLTTVAHLPKLNKLKKLELSDNRISGGLEVLAEKCPNLTHLNLSGNKIKDLSTIEPLKELGTLKSLDLFNCEVTNLNEYRDNVFKLLPQLTYLDGYDKDDKEAPDSDAEVYAEGLDDDEDDEDDVDEEEYDDDTAPGDEEEEEGEEDDEENEEEEEEELSGEDDDLNDREVDDEDDEEEERGQKRKRELDEEGEEDEDD; encoded by the exons ATGGACATGAAGAAAAGAATTCATCTAGAGTTGCGGAACCGCACTCCGTCAGAC GTCAAAGAACTTGTGCTAGACAACTGTCGCTCGAATGAAGGCAAGATCGAAGGTCTAACAGATGAATTCGAGGAGCTGGAATTTTTAAGCACAATCAATGTTGGACTGACGACAGTCGCCCACTTGCCAAAGCTAAATAAACTCAAAAAG CTTGAACTCAGTGATAACAGGATCTCAGGAGGGCTGGAAGTCCTGGCAGAGAAATGTCCCAACCTTACACATCTCAACCTCAGTGGCAACAAGATTAAAGACCTCAGCACAATAGAACCATTG AAAGAATTGGGGACCCTGAAAAGCTTAGATCTGTTTAACTGTGAAGTGACAAACCTGAATGAATACAGAGACAACGTGTTCAAGCTACTACCCCAGCTCACATACCTGGATGGGTACGACAAAGACGACAAAGAGGCACCGGATTCTGATGCTGAGGTTTATGCAGAGGGCTTGGACGATGACGAGGACGACGAAGACG ATGTAGATGAGGAAGAGTATGATGACGACACAGCAccaggagatgaggaggaggaagaaggagaggaagatgatgaggagaatgaagaagaggaagaagaggaactGAGTGGAGAG gatgacgatttgaatgacagagaggttgatgatgaagatgatgagg AAGAAGAGCGAGGtcagaagagaaaaagggaacTGGATGAAGAAggggaagaggatgaagatgattgA
- the anp32a gene encoding acidic leucine-rich nuclear phosphoprotein 32 family member A isoform X4 has translation MDMKKRIHLELRNRTPSDVKELVLDNCRSNEGKIEGLTDEFEELEFLSTINVGLTTVAHLPKLNKLKKLELSDNRISGGLEVLAEKCPNLTHLNLSGNKIKDLSTIEPLKELGTLKSLDLFNCEVTNLNEYRDNVFKLLPQLTYLDGYDKDDKEAPDSDAEVYAEGLDDDEDDEDDEEEYDDDTAPGDEEEEEGEEDDEENEEEEEEELSGEEEEDDDLNDREVDDEDDEEEERGQKRKRELDEEGEEDEDD, from the exons ATGGACATGAAGAAAAGAATTCATCTAGAGTTGCGGAACCGCACTCCGTCAGAC GTCAAAGAACTTGTGCTAGACAACTGTCGCTCGAATGAAGGCAAGATCGAAGGTCTAACAGATGAATTCGAGGAGCTGGAATTTTTAAGCACAATCAATGTTGGACTGACGACAGTCGCCCACTTGCCAAAGCTAAATAAACTCAAAAAG CTTGAACTCAGTGATAACAGGATCTCAGGAGGGCTGGAAGTCCTGGCAGAGAAATGTCCCAACCTTACACATCTCAACCTCAGTGGCAACAAGATTAAAGACCTCAGCACAATAGAACCATTG AAAGAATTGGGGACCCTGAAAAGCTTAGATCTGTTTAACTGTGAAGTGACAAACCTGAATGAATACAGAGACAACGTGTTCAAGCTACTACCCCAGCTCACATACCTGGATGGGTACGACAAAGACGACAAAGAGGCACCGGATTCTGATGCTGAGGTTTATGCAGAGGGCTTGGACGATGACGAGGACGACGAAGACG ATGAGGAAGAGTATGATGACGACACAGCAccaggagatgaggaggaggaagaaggagaggaagatgatgaggagaatgaagaagaggaagaagaggaactGAGTGGAGAG gaggaagaggatgacgatttgaatgacagagaggttgatgatgaagatgatgagg AAGAAGAGCGAGGtcagaagagaaaaagggaacTGGATGAAGAAggggaagaggatgaagatgattgA
- the anp32a gene encoding acidic leucine-rich nuclear phosphoprotein 32 family member A isoform X7, translated as MDMKKRIHLELRNRTPSDVKELVLDNCRSNEGKIEGLTDEFEELEFLSTINVGLTTVAHLPKLNKLKKLELSDNRISGGLEVLAEKCPNLTHLNLSGNKIKDLSTIEPLKELGTLKSLDLFNCEVTNLNEYRDNVFKLLPQLTYLDGYDKDDKEAPDSDAEVYAEGLDDDEDDEDGKLSPGDEEEEEGEEDDEENEEEEEEELSGEEEEDDDLNDREVDDEDDEEEERGQKRKRELDEEGEEDEDD; from the exons ATGGACATGAAGAAAAGAATTCATCTAGAGTTGCGGAACCGCACTCCGTCAGAC GTCAAAGAACTTGTGCTAGACAACTGTCGCTCGAATGAAGGCAAGATCGAAGGTCTAACAGATGAATTCGAGGAGCTGGAATTTTTAAGCACAATCAATGTTGGACTGACGACAGTCGCCCACTTGCCAAAGCTAAATAAACTCAAAAAG CTTGAACTCAGTGATAACAGGATCTCAGGAGGGCTGGAAGTCCTGGCAGAGAAATGTCCCAACCTTACACATCTCAACCTCAGTGGCAACAAGATTAAAGACCTCAGCACAATAGAACCATTG AAAGAATTGGGGACCCTGAAAAGCTTAGATCTGTTTAACTGTGAAGTGACAAACCTGAATGAATACAGAGACAACGTGTTCAAGCTACTACCCCAGCTCACATACCTGGATGGGTACGACAAAGACGACAAAGAGGCACCGGATTCTGATGCTGAGGTTTATGCAGAGGGCTTGGACGATGACGAGGACGACGAAGACGGTAagctct CAccaggagatgaggaggaggaagaaggagaggaagatgatgaggagaatgaagaagaggaagaagaggaactGAGTGGAGAG gaggaagaggatgacgatttgaatgacagagaggttgatgatgaagatgatgagg AAGAAGAGCGAGGtcagaagagaaaaagggaacTGGATGAAGAAggggaagaggatgaagatgattgA
- the anp32a gene encoding acidic leucine-rich nuclear phosphoprotein 32 family member A isoform X3 translates to MDMKKRIHLELRNRTPSDVKELVLDNCRSNEGKIEGLTDEFEELEFLSTINVGLTTVAHLPKLNKLKKLELSDNRISGGLEVLAEKCPNLTHLNLSGNKIKDLSTIEPLKELGTLKSLDLFNCEVTNLNEYRDNVFKLLPQLTYLDGYDKDDKEAPDSDAEVYAEGLDDDEDDEDDVDEEEYDDDTAPGDEEEEEGEEDDEENEEEEEEELSGEEEEDDDLNDREVDDEDDEEERGQKRKRELDEEGEEDEDD, encoded by the exons ATGGACATGAAGAAAAGAATTCATCTAGAGTTGCGGAACCGCACTCCGTCAGAC GTCAAAGAACTTGTGCTAGACAACTGTCGCTCGAATGAAGGCAAGATCGAAGGTCTAACAGATGAATTCGAGGAGCTGGAATTTTTAAGCACAATCAATGTTGGACTGACGACAGTCGCCCACTTGCCAAAGCTAAATAAACTCAAAAAG CTTGAACTCAGTGATAACAGGATCTCAGGAGGGCTGGAAGTCCTGGCAGAGAAATGTCCCAACCTTACACATCTCAACCTCAGTGGCAACAAGATTAAAGACCTCAGCACAATAGAACCATTG AAAGAATTGGGGACCCTGAAAAGCTTAGATCTGTTTAACTGTGAAGTGACAAACCTGAATGAATACAGAGACAACGTGTTCAAGCTACTACCCCAGCTCACATACCTGGATGGGTACGACAAAGACGACAAAGAGGCACCGGATTCTGATGCTGAGGTTTATGCAGAGGGCTTGGACGATGACGAGGACGACGAAGACG ATGTAGATGAGGAAGAGTATGATGACGACACAGCAccaggagatgaggaggaggaagaaggagaggaagatgatgaggagaatgaagaagaggaagaagaggaactGAGTGGAGAG gaggaagaggatgacgatttgaatgacagagaggttgatgatgaagatgatgagg AAGAGCGAGGtcagaagagaaaaagggaacTGGATGAAGAAggggaagaggatgaagatgattgA
- the anp32a gene encoding acidic leucine-rich nuclear phosphoprotein 32 family member A isoform X8, producing the protein MDMKKRIHLELRNRTPSDVKELVLDNCRSNEGKIEGLTDEFEELEFLSTINVGLTTVAHLPKLNKLKKLELSDNRISGGLEVLAEKCPNLTHLNLSGNKIKDLSTIEPLKELGTLKSLDLFNCEVTNLNEYRDNVFKLLPQLTYLDGYDKDDKEAPDSDAEVYAEGLDDDEDDEDDEEEYDDDTAPGDEEEEEGEEDDEENEEEEEEELSGEEEDDDLNDREVDDEDDEEEERGQKRKRELDEEGEEDEDD; encoded by the exons ATGGACATGAAGAAAAGAATTCATCTAGAGTTGCGGAACCGCACTCCGTCAGAC GTCAAAGAACTTGTGCTAGACAACTGTCGCTCGAATGAAGGCAAGATCGAAGGTCTAACAGATGAATTCGAGGAGCTGGAATTTTTAAGCACAATCAATGTTGGACTGACGACAGTCGCCCACTTGCCAAAGCTAAATAAACTCAAAAAG CTTGAACTCAGTGATAACAGGATCTCAGGAGGGCTGGAAGTCCTGGCAGAGAAATGTCCCAACCTTACACATCTCAACCTCAGTGGCAACAAGATTAAAGACCTCAGCACAATAGAACCATTG AAAGAATTGGGGACCCTGAAAAGCTTAGATCTGTTTAACTGTGAAGTGACAAACCTGAATGAATACAGAGACAACGTGTTCAAGCTACTACCCCAGCTCACATACCTGGATGGGTACGACAAAGACGACAAAGAGGCACCGGATTCTGATGCTGAGGTTTATGCAGAGGGCTTGGACGATGACGAGGACGACGAAGACG ATGAGGAAGAGTATGATGACGACACAGCAccaggagatgaggaggaggaagaaggagaggaagatgatgaggagaatgaagaagaggaagaagaggaactGAGTGGAGAG gaagaggatgacgatttgaatgacagagaggttgatgatgaagatgatgagg AAGAAGAGCGAGGtcagaagagaaaaagggaacTGGATGAAGAAggggaagaggatgaagatgattgA
- the anp32a gene encoding acidic leucine-rich nuclear phosphoprotein 32 family member A isoform X2 → MDMKKRIHLELRNRTPSDVKELVLDNCRSNEGKIEGLTDEFEELEFLSTINVGLTTVAHLPKLNKLKKLELSDNRISGGLEVLAEKCPNLTHLNLSGNKIKDLSTIEPLKELGTLKSLDLFNCEVTNLNEYRDNVFKLLPQLTYLDGYDKDDKEAPDSDAEVYAEGLDDDEDDEDDEEEYDDDTAPGDEEEEEGEEDDEENEEEEEEELSGEEEEDDDLNDREVDDEDDEEEERGETMNCNKILNMYAALSKIRSVNFLNLKITLYA, encoded by the exons ATGGACATGAAGAAAAGAATTCATCTAGAGTTGCGGAACCGCACTCCGTCAGAC GTCAAAGAACTTGTGCTAGACAACTGTCGCTCGAATGAAGGCAAGATCGAAGGTCTAACAGATGAATTCGAGGAGCTGGAATTTTTAAGCACAATCAATGTTGGACTGACGACAGTCGCCCACTTGCCAAAGCTAAATAAACTCAAAAAG CTTGAACTCAGTGATAACAGGATCTCAGGAGGGCTGGAAGTCCTGGCAGAGAAATGTCCCAACCTTACACATCTCAACCTCAGTGGCAACAAGATTAAAGACCTCAGCACAATAGAACCATTG AAAGAATTGGGGACCCTGAAAAGCTTAGATCTGTTTAACTGTGAAGTGACAAACCTGAATGAATACAGAGACAACGTGTTCAAGCTACTACCCCAGCTCACATACCTGGATGGGTACGACAAAGACGACAAAGAGGCACCGGATTCTGATGCTGAGGTTTATGCAGAGGGCTTGGACGATGACGAGGACGACGAAGACG ATGAGGAAGAGTATGATGACGACACAGCAccaggagatgaggaggaggaagaaggagaggaagatgatgaggagaatgaagaagaggaagaagaggaactGAGTGGAGAG gaggaagaggatgacgatttgaatgacagagaggttgatgatgaagatgatgagg AAGAAGAGCGAG GTGAAACTATGAACTGTAATAAGATATTAAATATGTATGCTGCTTTATCTAAAATACGCAGTGTGAATTTCTTGAATTTGAAGATAACTTTGTATGCATAA
- the anp32a gene encoding acidic leucine-rich nuclear phosphoprotein 32 family member A isoform X11 — protein MDMKKRIHLELRNRTPSDVKELVLDNCRSNEGKIEGLTDEFEELEFLSTINVGLTTVAHLPKLNKLKKLELSDNRISGGLEVLAEKCPNLTHLNLSGNKIKDLSTIEPLKELGTLKSLDLFNCEVTNLNEYRDNVFKLLPQLTYLDGYDKDDKEAPDSDAEVYAEGLDDDEDDEDGKLYEEEEEGEEDDEENEEEEEEELSGEEEDDDLNDREVDDEDDEGE, from the exons ATGGACATGAAGAAAAGAATTCATCTAGAGTTGCGGAACCGCACTCCGTCAGAC GTCAAAGAACTTGTGCTAGACAACTGTCGCTCGAATGAAGGCAAGATCGAAGGTCTAACAGATGAATTCGAGGAGCTGGAATTTTTAAGCACAATCAATGTTGGACTGACGACAGTCGCCCACTTGCCAAAGCTAAATAAACTCAAAAAG CTTGAACTCAGTGATAACAGGATCTCAGGAGGGCTGGAAGTCCTGGCAGAGAAATGTCCCAACCTTACACATCTCAACCTCAGTGGCAACAAGATTAAAGACCTCAGCACAATAGAACCATTG AAAGAATTGGGGACCCTGAAAAGCTTAGATCTGTTTAACTGTGAAGTGACAAACCTGAATGAATACAGAGACAACGTGTTCAAGCTACTACCCCAGCTCACATACCTGGATGGGTACGACAAAGACGACAAAGAGGCACCGGATTCTGATGCTGAGGTTTATGCAGAGGGCTTGGACGATGACGAGGACGACGAAGACGGTAagctct atgaggaggaggaagaaggagaggaagatgatgaggagaatgaagaagaggaagaagaggaactGAGTGGAGAG gaagaggatgacgatttgaatgacagagaggttgatgatgaagatgatgagggTGAGTAA
- the anp32a gene encoding acidic leucine-rich nuclear phosphoprotein 32 family member A isoform X10, which translates to MDMKKRIHLELRNRTPSDVKELVLDNCRSNEGKIEGLTDEFEELEFLSTINVGLTTVAHLPKLNKLKKLELSDNRISGGLEVLAEKCPNLTHLNLSGNKIKDLSTIEPLKELGTLKSLDLFNCEVTNLNEYRDNVFKLLPQLTYLDGYDKDDKEAPDSDAEVYAEGLDDDEDDEDAPGDEEEEEGEEDDEENEEEEEEELSGEEEEDDDLNDREVDDEDDEGE; encoded by the exons ATGGACATGAAGAAAAGAATTCATCTAGAGTTGCGGAACCGCACTCCGTCAGAC GTCAAAGAACTTGTGCTAGACAACTGTCGCTCGAATGAAGGCAAGATCGAAGGTCTAACAGATGAATTCGAGGAGCTGGAATTTTTAAGCACAATCAATGTTGGACTGACGACAGTCGCCCACTTGCCAAAGCTAAATAAACTCAAAAAG CTTGAACTCAGTGATAACAGGATCTCAGGAGGGCTGGAAGTCCTGGCAGAGAAATGTCCCAACCTTACACATCTCAACCTCAGTGGCAACAAGATTAAAGACCTCAGCACAATAGAACCATTG AAAGAATTGGGGACCCTGAAAAGCTTAGATCTGTTTAACTGTGAAGTGACAAACCTGAATGAATACAGAGACAACGTGTTCAAGCTACTACCCCAGCTCACATACCTGGATGGGTACGACAAAGACGACAAAGAGGCACCGGATTCTGATGCTGAGGTTTATGCAGAGGGCTTGGACGATGACGAGGACGACGAAGACG CAccaggagatgaggaggaggaagaaggagaggaagatgatgaggagaatgaagaagaggaagaagaggaactGAGTGGAGAG gaggaagaggatgacgatttgaatgacagagaggttgatgatgaagatgatgagggTGAGTAA
- the anp32a gene encoding acidic leucine-rich nuclear phosphoprotein 32 family member A isoform X9: protein MDMKKRIHLELRNRTPSDVKELVLDNCRSNEGKIEGLTDEFEELEFLSTINVGLTTVAHLPKLNKLKKLELSDNRISGGLEVLAEKCPNLTHLNLSGNKIKDLSTIEPLKELGTLKSLDLFNCEVTNLNEYRDNVFKLLPQLTYLDGYDKDDKEAPDSDAEVYAEGLDDDEDDEDGKLYEEEYDDDTAPGDEEEEEGEEDDEENEEEEEEELSGEEEEDDDLNDREVDDEDDEGE from the exons ATGGACATGAAGAAAAGAATTCATCTAGAGTTGCGGAACCGCACTCCGTCAGAC GTCAAAGAACTTGTGCTAGACAACTGTCGCTCGAATGAAGGCAAGATCGAAGGTCTAACAGATGAATTCGAGGAGCTGGAATTTTTAAGCACAATCAATGTTGGACTGACGACAGTCGCCCACTTGCCAAAGCTAAATAAACTCAAAAAG CTTGAACTCAGTGATAACAGGATCTCAGGAGGGCTGGAAGTCCTGGCAGAGAAATGTCCCAACCTTACACATCTCAACCTCAGTGGCAACAAGATTAAAGACCTCAGCACAATAGAACCATTG AAAGAATTGGGGACCCTGAAAAGCTTAGATCTGTTTAACTGTGAAGTGACAAACCTGAATGAATACAGAGACAACGTGTTCAAGCTACTACCCCAGCTCACATACCTGGATGGGTACGACAAAGACGACAAAGAGGCACCGGATTCTGATGCTGAGGTTTATGCAGAGGGCTTGGACGATGACGAGGACGACGAAGACGGTAagctct ATGAGGAAGAGTATGATGACGACACAGCAccaggagatgaggaggaggaagaaggagaggaagatgatgaggagaatgaagaagaggaagaagaggaactGAGTGGAGAG gaggaagaggatgacgatttgaatgacagagaggttgatgatgaagatgatgagggTGAGTAA
- the anp32a gene encoding acidic leucine-rich nuclear phosphoprotein 32 family member A isoform X6 translates to MDMKKRIHLELRNRTPSDVKELVLDNCRSNEGKIEGLTDEFEELEFLSTINVGLTTVAHLPKLNKLKKLELSDNRISGGLEVLAEKCPNLTHLNLSGNKIKDLSTIEPLKELGTLKSLDLFNCEVTNLNEYRDNVFKLLPQLTYLDGYDKDDKEAPDSDAEVYAEGLDDDEDDEDDVDEEEYDDDTAPGDEEEEEGEEDDEENEEEEEEELSGEDDDLNDREVDDEDDEEERGQKRKRELDEEGEEDEDD, encoded by the exons ATGGACATGAAGAAAAGAATTCATCTAGAGTTGCGGAACCGCACTCCGTCAGAC GTCAAAGAACTTGTGCTAGACAACTGTCGCTCGAATGAAGGCAAGATCGAAGGTCTAACAGATGAATTCGAGGAGCTGGAATTTTTAAGCACAATCAATGTTGGACTGACGACAGTCGCCCACTTGCCAAAGCTAAATAAACTCAAAAAG CTTGAACTCAGTGATAACAGGATCTCAGGAGGGCTGGAAGTCCTGGCAGAGAAATGTCCCAACCTTACACATCTCAACCTCAGTGGCAACAAGATTAAAGACCTCAGCACAATAGAACCATTG AAAGAATTGGGGACCCTGAAAAGCTTAGATCTGTTTAACTGTGAAGTGACAAACCTGAATGAATACAGAGACAACGTGTTCAAGCTACTACCCCAGCTCACATACCTGGATGGGTACGACAAAGACGACAAAGAGGCACCGGATTCTGATGCTGAGGTTTATGCAGAGGGCTTGGACGATGACGAGGACGACGAAGACG ATGTAGATGAGGAAGAGTATGATGACGACACAGCAccaggagatgaggaggaggaagaaggagaggaagatgatgaggagaatgaagaagaggaagaagaggaactGAGTGGAGAG gatgacgatttgaatgacagagaggttgatgatgaagatgatgagg AAGAGCGAGGtcagaagagaaaaagggaacTGGATGAAGAAggggaagaggatgaagatgattgA
- the anp32a gene encoding acidic leucine-rich nuclear phosphoprotein 32 family member A isoform X1 has translation MDMKKRIHLELRNRTPSDVKELVLDNCRSNEGKIEGLTDEFEELEFLSTINVGLTTVAHLPKLNKLKKLELSDNRISGGLEVLAEKCPNLTHLNLSGNKIKDLSTIEPLKELGTLKSLDLFNCEVTNLNEYRDNVFKLLPQLTYLDGYDKDDKEAPDSDAEVYAEGLDDDEDDEDDVDEEEYDDDTAPGDEEEEEGEEDDEENEEEEEEELSGEEEEDDDLNDREVDDEDDEEEERGQKRKRELDEEGEEDEDD, from the exons ATGGACATGAAGAAAAGAATTCATCTAGAGTTGCGGAACCGCACTCCGTCAGAC GTCAAAGAACTTGTGCTAGACAACTGTCGCTCGAATGAAGGCAAGATCGAAGGTCTAACAGATGAATTCGAGGAGCTGGAATTTTTAAGCACAATCAATGTTGGACTGACGACAGTCGCCCACTTGCCAAAGCTAAATAAACTCAAAAAG CTTGAACTCAGTGATAACAGGATCTCAGGAGGGCTGGAAGTCCTGGCAGAGAAATGTCCCAACCTTACACATCTCAACCTCAGTGGCAACAAGATTAAAGACCTCAGCACAATAGAACCATTG AAAGAATTGGGGACCCTGAAAAGCTTAGATCTGTTTAACTGTGAAGTGACAAACCTGAATGAATACAGAGACAACGTGTTCAAGCTACTACCCCAGCTCACATACCTGGATGGGTACGACAAAGACGACAAAGAGGCACCGGATTCTGATGCTGAGGTTTATGCAGAGGGCTTGGACGATGACGAGGACGACGAAGACG ATGTAGATGAGGAAGAGTATGATGACGACACAGCAccaggagatgaggaggaggaagaaggagaggaagatgatgaggagaatgaagaagaggaagaagaggaactGAGTGGAGAG gaggaagaggatgacgatttgaatgacagagaggttgatgatgaagatgatgagg AAGAAGAGCGAGGtcagaagagaaaaagggaacTGGATGAAGAAggggaagaggatgaagatgattgA